In one Rhopalosiphum padi isolate XX-2018 chromosome 3, ASM2088224v1, whole genome shotgun sequence genomic region, the following are encoded:
- the LOC132924094 gene encoding acetyl-CoA carboxylase isoform X3, producing MESTDCNNSEEAVLIDDKMSSETSGGVNFIVGDEDGVDQAPTELVNGDLMRALEEEKHENTDSFPLGKETRMGVTSNSSSYNNMFGLTEKRKRLRPSMSQGNVIHQRLTEKDFNVSTPEEFVKRFKGTKVINKVLIANNGIAAVKCMRSVRRWSYEMFRNERAVRFVVMVTPEDLKANAEYIKMADHYVPVPGGTNNNNYANVELIVNIAIRSQVQAVWAGWGHASENPELPKLLDKNKIAFIGPPEKAMFALGDKIASSIVAQTAEIPTLPWSGSGVIGHYSGKKIEIGPDLYKKGCVASIEEGLVSAEKVGYPIMIKASEGGGGKGIRKVENTEEFPNAFKQVQSEVPGSPIFIMKLAKCARHLEVQLLADQYGNAISLFGRDCSIQRRHQKIIEEAPAVIAEPSVFEEMEKAAVRIAKMVGYVSAGTVEYLYDTDGNYYFLELNPRLQVEHPCTEMVSDVNLPAAQLQISMGLPLNCIKDIRLLYGESAWGESSIDFDAPRHKPHPWGHVIAARITSENPDEGFKPSSGTVQELNFRSSKNVWGYFSVAASGGLHEFADSQFGHCFSWGENREQARENLVIALKELSIRGDFRTTVEYLITLLETESFQSNTIDTAWLDLLISERVQSEKPDIFLGVICGGLHIADRTISESFQNFQTSLERGQVLSASTLDHHVSVELINGGYKYKVQVTKSGLNSYFLIMNGSFKEIEVHRLSDGGILLSLDGSSFTTYMREEVDRYRIVIGNQTCVFEKENDPSLLRSPSAGKLISFLIEDGGQVKKGQPYAEIEVMKMVMTLTATENGRVYYSKRPGAVLDAGSLIATLELDDPSLVTKAVEYKGQFLELDGTSHIYGESLNNIHTCYRGMLDNILAGYCLPEPYHLVRLREVIEKFMNSLRDPSLPLLELQEVISSISGRIPKAVDKKIKSLMKLYERNITSVLAQFPSQQIAAIIDGHAATLQKRTDRDSFFQTTQGIVQLVQRYRNGIRGRMKSAVHELLKQYYEVESQFQHGSYDKCATALRDRYKDDMAAVTSTIFSHTQVAKKNMLVTMLIDHLWSNEPGLTDELAATLNELTSLNRSEHSRVALRARQVLIAAHQPAYELRHNQMESIFLSAVDMYGHDFHPENLQKLIQSETSIFDILHDFFYHSNRAVCNAALEVYVRRVYISYDLTCLQHLELSGEIPLVHFQFLLPSSHPNRQQNKINSGANGSETLESPIKTPLPYIPTYQRTGCMAAFESFTQFEQYFDEILDIMEDLSSPVYVSPKIIDALESGSESRLSSSLNVSLSLGDQRAPDQENVEIEPCHILCIAMKDTGNMEDDKLGKMYEEFCQQRREELKKRSIRRITFLALNKRQFPKLFTYRNYEDFAEDRIYRHLEPGMAFQLELNRMRTYELEALPTSNRKMYLYLGKAKVPRGQVVTDYRFFIRSIIRHQDLITKEASFEYLQNEGERVLLEAMDELEVAFSHPHARRTDCNHIFLNFVPTVIMDPAKIKESVTNMVMRYGPRLWKLRVLQAELRMTIRPSPTSKTSNVRLSLANGSGYHLDICLYKEITDSKLGMIKFESYESKQGPLHGLPVSTPYVTKDFLQQKRFQAQSAGTTYVYDIPDMFRQMIETLWQEYILEHPNDGVLKSSLVFDYVELVVEDNHLIEQKRFSGENTAGMVAWRFTMHTPEYPSGRDIIVIANDLTVNIGSFGPQEDIVFDLASKEARRRKIPRIYISANSGARIGLAEEIKSLFNVAWEDPSDPEKGFKYLYLTPDDYGKLAGQNSVEAELIEDEGEPRYKLTDIIGKDFGYGVENLKFAGMIAGETSRAYQDIVTISMVTCRAIGIGAYLVRLGQRVIQIENSHIILTGYSALNKLLGREVYASNNQLGGIQIMYNNGVSHKTEARDLDGVYRILKWLSYIPKTKESPLPVIKSVDPVERDIDYVPTKVPYDPRWMIAGKEDTNGHWESGFFDKGSWDEIMQPWAQTVVCGRARLGGIPVGVIAVETRTVEVTLPADPANLDSESKTVSQAGQVWFPDSAYKTSQAIKDFAHEDLPLFIFANWRGFSGGMKDMYEQIMKFGAYIVDELRQYNQPIITYIPPFGELRGGAWAVVDTTINPRHIEMYADPDSRGGVLEPEGIVEIKFREKDILKSIHRIDTNILSLKANGTPTPEEAVEIEKNVADRVSVLKPIYHQVAIHFADLHDTPKCMLSKGVIKDIVQWKKSRNTLYWRLKRRLLQNQIQKVITKSNDAIQDDVAYEMLRRWFVEDKGTTASYLWDNNQAVVQWLTSQLDESDGTIVADSLIGSNIKSVRKDAVINQVTSTVNDTPEVTSDVIMGMFQSLSEMQRLDLIHNLTQATSIGNVKLNS from the exons gCCTAGTATGTCACAAGGCAATGTGATCCATCAAAGACTAACTGAAAAAGACTTCAATGTTAGCACTCCTGAAGAATTTGTGAAACGTTTTAAAGGAACAAAAGTTATAAACAAG GTTTTGATTGCTAACAATGGTATTGCTGCAGTCAAATGCATGAGATCTGTTCGTCGATGGTCTTATGAAATGTTTAGAAATGAAAGAGCTGTACGATTTGTAGTTATGGTTACACCAGAGGATCttaaag caaatgctgaatatattaaaatggctGATCACTATGTACCAGTACCTGGAGGtacaaataacaacaattatgCTAATGTTGAACTCATTGTCAATATAGCCATACGTTCTCAAGTtcag GCTGTATGGGCTGGTTGGGGACATGCTTCTGAGAATCCAGAACTACCTAAGCTCttggacaaaaataaaattgctttTATTGGACCACCTGAAAAAGCTATGTTTGCTCTTGGTGATAAAATTGCTTCGAGTATAGTTGCACAAACAGCTGAAATTCCAACATTGCCCTGGTCTGGTTCAg GTGTAATTGGACATTACTCtggtaaaaaaattgaaattggaCCAGATTTGTACAAAAAAGGTTGTGTTGCATCAATCGAAGAAGGCTTAGTGTCAGCTGAAAAAGTTGGATATCCAATTATGATTAAAGCTAGTGAAGGCGGTGGCGGTAAAGGTATAAGAAAAGTAGAAAATACTGAAGAATTTCCAAATGCATTTAAACag GTTCAATCTGAAGTTCCTGGATcaccaatatttattatgaaattggCTAAATGTGCTAGACATTTAGAAGTACAACTTTTAGCTGATCAATATGGTAATGCTATATCATTGTTCGGACGTGATTGTTCAATTCAAAGAAGacatcaaaaaattattgaagaGGCACCAGCAGTGATTGCCGAACCTAGTGTTTTTGAAGAAATGgagaaa gctgCTGTTCGTATTGCTAAAATGGTTGGCTATGTTAGTGCTGGTACAGTTGAATATCTGTACGATACCGAcggaaattattactttttggaGTTAAATCCTAGACTGCAAGTCGAACATCCATGCACTGAAATGGTATCTGATGTGAATTTACCTGCTGCACAACTGCAAATTTCAATGGGATTACCTCTTAACTGTATTAAAGACATAAGATTACTTTATGGTGAATCTGCTTGGGGAGAAAGTTCTATTGATTTTGATGCACCAAGACATAAACCTCATCCATGGGGTCATGTTATTGCTGCTCGAATTACTAGTGAAAACCCTGATGaag gttttaagCCTAGTTCGGGAACAGTTCAAGAATTAAATTTCCGCTCTTCAAAGAATGTTTGGGGATACTTCAGTGTAGCAGCCTCAGGAGGATTACACGAATTTGCTGATTCTCAGTTTGGGCATTGTTTCTCATGGGGAGAAAACCGAGAACAAGCTAGAga AAATTTAGTTATTGCACTTAAAGAATTGTCAATTCGAGGAGATTTTAGAACTACAGTTGAATATTTAATCACACTTCTTGAAACTGAATCATTCCAG tCTAATACGATTGATACAGCTTGGTTGGATTTATTGATATCAGAGCGAGTACAATCTGAAAAGCCAGACATATTTCTTGGAGTCATTTGTGGAGGACTTCATATCGCTGATCGTACCATATCCGAATCATTCCAAAACTTTCAAACATCTTTAGAACG tggTCAGGTATTGAGTGCCAGTACACTAGATCACCATGTATCTGTTGAACTTATAAATGGTGGATACAAATATAAAGTTCAAGTTACCAAATCTGGACTCAATTCATACTTCCTTATTATGAATGGCTCATTTAAGGAAATTGAAGTCCATCGTCTGTCTGATGGTG GAATTTTGTTATCTTTGGATGGATCAAGTTTTACTACTTATATGCGAGAAGAAGTAGATCGGTATAGAATTGTAATTGGTAATCAGACATGTgtttttgaaaaagaaaatgatCCATCTTTATTACGCTCGCCGTCTGCTGGTAAATTGATTAGTTTTCTTATAGAGGACGGTGGTCAAGTTAAAAAAGGTCAACCATATGCTGAAATAGAG GTAATGAAAATGGTAATGACGTTAACAGCAACAGAAAACGGCCGTGTGTATTATAGCAAAAGACCTGGTGCCGTTCTTGATGCTGGATCATTAATTGCAACGCTTGAATTAGATGACCCATCTTTGGTTACAAAAGCAGTTGAATATAAAGGACAGTTCCTTGAACTCGATGGAACGTCACATATTTATGGAGAAAgtcttaataatatacatacatgctATAGAGGTATGCTAGATAATATTCTGGCAGGGTATTGTTTGCCAGAACCATATCATCTTGTACGTTTGAGAGAAGTCATTGAAAAGTTTATGAATTCTTTACGGGATCCAAGTTTACCTTTACTGGAGTTGCAG GAAGTAATATCTTCAATATCAGGCAGAATACCAAAAgctgttgataaaaaaattaaatcattaatgaaGCTATATGAAAGGAACATCACATCTGTACTTGCTCAATTTCCTAGCCAACAAATAGCTGCAATTATTGATGG CCATGCTGCAACTTTACAAAAAAGAACAGACCGTGATAGCTTCTTCCAGACAACACAAGGCATTGTTCAACTGGTACAAAGATATAGGAATGGAATTCGTGGTCGAATGAAGTCTGCTGTTCATGAGTTGCTGAAACAATACTATGAAGTGGAAAGTCAATTTCAACATG gAAGTTACGATAAATGTGCTACTGCATTGAGGGATAGATACAAAGATGATATGGCTGCTGTTACATCAACAATATTTTCACATACACAAGTAGCAAAGAAGAATATGTTAGTTACTATGTTAATTGATCATTTGTGGTCCAATGAACCTGGTTTAACAGATGAGTTAGCAGCTACATTAAACGAGTTAACTTCACTCAATCGCAGTGAACATTCTAGAGTTGCTCTTCGGGCCCGACaa GTACTCATTGCTGCACACCAACCAGCATATGAATTAAGACATAACCAAAtggaatcaatatttttatctgcTGTTGACATGTATGGACATGATTTTCATCCTGAAAACTTACAAAAACTTATCCAATCTGAAACTTCTATATTTGATATTCTTCATGactttttttatcattcaaaCCGTGCAGTTTGCAATGCCGCATTAgag GTTTATGTTAGACGTGTTTACATATCATATGATCTTACATGTTTGCAACATTTGGAACTGTCAGGAGAAATACCATTGGTACATTTCCAATTTCTTTTGCCTTCTTCTCATCCAAATCG tcaacaaaataaaatcaattctgGAGCCAATGGATCTGAAACCCTTGAATCACCAATCAAAACTCCATTGCCATATATCCCAACTTATCAAAGAACTGGTTGTATGGCAGCATTTGAATCATTTACTcaatttgaacaatattttgatgaaatcCTGGATATTATGGAAGATCTATCTTCTCCTGTTTATGTTTCCCCTAAAATCATTGATGCACTTGAAAGTGGAAGTGAATCTAGATTAAGCTCATCTCTCAATGTGAGCTTGTCTCTAGGTGACCAACGGGCCCCAGACCAAGAAAACGTTGAG atTGAACCgtgtcatatattatgtatagctatGAAAGATACTGGAAATATGGAAGATGATAAACTTGGTAAGATGTATGAAGAATTTTGTCAACAACGTAGAGAAGAGTTGAAAAAAAGATCAATCCGAAGAATCACTTTCTTAGCTttgaataa AAGGCAATTCCCTAAATTATTCACCTACAGAAACTATGAAGATTTTGCTGAAGATAGAATTTACCGGCACTTAGAGCCAGGTATGGCTTTCCAATTGGAATTGAACAGAATGAGAACTTATGAATTAGAAGCTTTGCCTACATCAAACAGAAAAATGTACCTGTATTTAGGAAAAGCTAAA gtTCCAAGAGGTCAAGTTGTAACTGATTATCGCTTCTTTATACGCTCCATTATAAGACATCAAGATTTAATAACAAAAGAAGCATCTTTTGAATACCTTCAAAATGAAGGAGAACGTGTATTGTTGGAAGCAATGGATGAATTAGAAGTTGCTTTTAGCCACCCACATGCACGTAGAACTGACTGTAATCATATATTCTTGAATTTCGTCCCCACTGTTATTATGGATCCTGCCAAA ATTAAAGAAAGTGTGACTAATATGGTAATGAGGTATGGTCCACGTCTTTGGAAATTGCGAGTTCTTCAAGCTGAGCTTAGAATGACAATACGACCTTCGCCTACCAGTAAAACTTCAAATGTCCGATTAAGCCTTGCAAATGGTAGCGGTTATCATTTGGATATTTGCCTTTATAAAGAAATTACCGACTCTAAATTAGGAATG attaaATTTGAATCATATGAATCAAAGCAAGGACCATTACATGGACTTCCAGTTTCTACTCCATATGTAACCAAAGACTTTTTGCAACAAAAAAGATTCCAAGCTCAAAGTGCCGGAACAACTTATGTTTATGATATTCCAGACATGTTTAGACAAATGATAGAAACTTTGTGGCAAGAATACATTTTGGAACATCCAAATG atggagtTTTAAAAAGTAGCTTAGTGTTTGACTATGTTGAACTTGTTGTTGAAGACAATCATTTAATTGAACAGAAACGTTTTTCTGGTGAAAATACT gcTGGTATGGTTGCTTGGAGATTTACAATGCATACTCCAGAGTATCCTTCTGGTCGAGATATAATTGTAATTGCTAATGATCTAACTGTAAACATTGGTTCATTTGGTCCACAAGAAGATATTGTCTTCGATTTAGCTTCTAAAGAAGCACGAAGAAGAAAAATCCCACGTATTTATATATCAGCTAACAGTGGAGCTCGTATTGGTCTTGCAGAAGAAATAAAAAGTTTGTTCAATGTAGCCTGGGAAGATCCATCTGATCCGGAAAAA ggattcaaatatttatacttaacacCAGATGACTATGGAAAATTAGCTGGTCAAAATTCTGTAGAAGCAGAATTAATTGAAGATGAAGGAGAACCACGATATAAACTAACTGACATTATTG GAAAAGATTTTGGTTATggtgttgaaaatttaaaattcgccGGAATGATAGCTGGTGAAACTTCTCGTGCGTATCAAGATATTGTTACAATTTCAATGGTGACTTGTCGTGCTATTGGTATTGGGGCTTATCTTGTACGACTTGGTCAACGCGTTATTCAAATTGAGAATTCTCATATTATTCTAACAGGATACAGTGCTTTGAATaag ctTCTTGGTCGTGAAGTGTATGCATCTAACAATCAGTTAGGTGgtattcaaattatgtataataatggtgTGTCACACAAGACTGAGGCTAGAGACTTAGATGGTGTGTACAGAATTCTGAAGTGGCTTTCTTACATTCCAAAAACTAAAGAATCTCCATTGCCTGTGATTAAAAGTGTGGATCCTGTAGAAAGAGATATAGACTATGTGCCTACCAAAGTCCCATATGATCCTCGTTGGATGATTGCTGGAAAAGAAGATACCA aTGGCCATTGGGAGTCAGGATTCTTTGATAAAGGATCATGGGATGAAATAATGCAACCCTGGGCACAGACTGTTGTTTGTGGAAGAGCTAGACTAGGAGGAATCCCAGTTGGTGTTATTGCTGTTGAAACAAGAACAGTAGAAGTCACTTTACCGGCAGATCCTGCCAATTTGGATTCGGAATCTAAG ACTGTGTCTCAAGCTGGACAAGTATGGTTCCCAGACTCCGCGTATAAAACATCTCAAGCCATTAAAGATTTTGCTCATGAAGATTTACCACTTTTCATCTTTGCTAACTGGAGAGGTTTTTCTGGTGGAATGAAAG ACATGTACgaacaaattatgaaatttggTGCATACATTGTTGATGAACTAAGACAATACAATCAGCCAATCATCACATATATCCCACCATTTGGTGAGTTGCGAGGAGGAGCATGGGCTGTTGTAGATACTACTATTAATCCAAGGCATATTGAGATGTATGCAGATCCAGATAGCCG GGGTGGTGTTCTAGAACCTGAAGGAATTGTTGAAATTAAATTCCGTGAAAAAGACATCTTAAAATCTATTCACAGaattgatacaaatattttgagtCTCAAAGCTAATGGTACCCCAACTCCTGAAGAAGCAGTTGAAATAGAAAAGAACGTTGCAGATAGAGTATCAGTGTTGAAACCTATTTACCATCAAGTAGCAATTCATTTTGCTGACTTACATGATACACCTAAATGCATGCTTAGTAAAGGTGTTATCAAAGATATTGTTCAATGGAAAAAATCtcgtaatacattatattggcGTCTTAAACGGCGTTTATTACAAAACCAAATCcaaaaagtaataacaaaatCCAATGATGCTATTCAAGATGATGTTGCCTATGAAATGCTGAGAAGATGGTTTGTTGAAGACAAAGGCACCACTGCT tcttATCTGTGGGATAACAATCAAGCCGTAGTACAATGGTTGACGAGTCAATTAGATGAATCTGATGGCACAATTGTAGCTGATTCATTAATTGGAAGCAACATCAAGAGCGTAAGGAAAGATGCAGTTATAAATCAAGTCACATCCACAGTAAAT GACACACCTGAAGTTACATCAGATGTAATAATGGGTATGTTCCAAAGTCTATCAGAAATGCAACGTCTAGACCTGATTCATAATTTAACTCAGGCCACGAGCATTGGAAATGTGAAATTAAATAGTTGA